The bacterium region ATAGAGGACATTTTACCTAAAAAATAAAAGAGGACATTTTTGCTGAAAAGTAACACTCAAAATGCAAGACCTTTGCCATTTGTGCTTCTGTATTACCTCTTGCACCAGCATAGGTCATAGCTAAAGCTATTGAGATACTGTAAGGTGAAAAGAACAGATTGCCTTCCCGTTCTTTTAGATTTCCATAGAGTTCAATTGCAAATTTATTACTTCCCTCCACCACTGTTTTCTTGTCAGCATCGGCAACCTGAGAAAAAACTACTCTATTAAAACTGGGGAGCGATACACTAATAACCAATGAAACCACCAAAAACTTATAAACTCTACGCATGTCAACCTTCCTATTATAACATATAATTGCTTTTTATCACGAAAACACGAAATGTTGAAAAACGAAATTTCCTAAATTGTTATGGTTAAAGGAATTAAGTTTTTCGTGATTTCGTCCTTTCGCGTCTTCGTGATAATTTTTTGAGTTGTCAGACAGCCTCATAGGTTCATTTTTCACTCTCATTTTAATTTATAATTCTCTTTACAAGCTCATCTGCCACCTTAAATGGATTTAATTCCTTATTATACACCTTTTCTACTATTTTATCGAGTTCCCCTTCTTTAAGTACATCTCTCTTAAGACGTTCGCTTATTTTACTTTCTACAAGCTCTGTTATCCGAAGCTTCATTTTCTCTTTCCTATTAGATTCAAAGTTGCCACTCGTTTTTAGATATCCTTTGTGAGTCTCAATCATATGGATGAGTTCGTCTATCCCACTATTTTCAGTAGCTATTGTCTTAATTATTGGGTATTCCCATGCTCGCTTTGTGCCACGGAGCTCAGATGTAAATTTAAGCTCAGCGACCATACGCTCAGCCCCTTCCCTATCACTCTTGTTTACTACAATTATATCTGCAATCTCAAGTAGTCCTGCCTTCA contains the following coding sequences:
- a CDS encoding serpin family protein, with the protein product MRRVYKFLVVSLVISVSLPSFNRVVFSQVADADKKTVVEGSNKFAIELYGNLKEREGNLFFSPYSISIALAMTYAGARGNTEAQMAKVLHFECYFSAKMSSFIF